Sequence from the Hemibagrus wyckioides isolate EC202008001 linkage group LG28, SWU_Hwy_1.0, whole genome shotgun sequence genome:
ATGTCTTGATGGAGCTCGCTTTGTCATACTGGAACAGTGGTTGGGTTTCATGGGAACGTCTTACAGCACACAAAGGAATTTTGTGTGGAGAACCAACAtatggtgtgatggtcaggggtgcacatacttttggacatTTAGTGTATTATTACACTTACTTAAACCCATTTTCCCATCCGCCCACACATCATGCATTTTTGTAATCCTCACTTATGGAAGTCAGGTTATACTTTTTGTAACGGGTGTGTCACTCACCGAGCGATACACACACGCCTGAAATTCTAAAGCGATACGGCTTGTAACAAGGCTTTGTTtctcctttgtgtgtgtttatctgccAGCGCCTTAAGTACCACACGCAGATCCACGTGCGCTCCACCAGGGGGAGGAACCGCGTGGGCCGCAAAATTACTGGCATCGAGCCTCTGCCTGGAGAGAACAAGGTACCACAGCAGTCACacgcacaatacacacacaggttttaGACTGCAGTGTGCGTTTGTAGTGACTGAGACAACGTTTTCGTCACCCCGACAGATCCTGGTGACATCAAACGACTCTCGCATTCGTCTGTATGACCTGAGAGACCTGTCGCTGTCCATGAAGTACAAGGGCTACGTGAACAGCAGCAGTCAGATCAAAGCTAGCTTCAGGTGAGGAGCAACGTACTGAATATGacaacatattaaaaaaatgtgatgatgtaatcatATACAACTACATCTTATGGTCAAGTGAcctactttttttaaaaaacgcaACTTGATTGGCCATGTCTCCACAACATTTGCctcatacactatatagcccaaagttttgggacacccctccaaatcatcgagttcaggtgttgtttttcaagggttgatctcggccccttagttccagtgaaaggaactcaatgcttcagtttcataccaagacattttggacaatttcatgctcctgattttgtgggaacagtgtggggatgaccccttcctgttccaacatgacaaagcaaggtccatgaatgagtgagtttggtgtggaggaacttgactggcctgcagagtcctgacctcaacccaatagcacagttttgggatgaattagagtggagactcaCAAACACATGAATGTGATATGGAGTTATCCCACcctctgcagctataacagcttcaactcttctgggaaggctttccacaaggtttacgagtgtgtttatgggaatttttgaccattcctctagaagcgcaatTGTGAGGTCAGatactgatgttggatgagaaggtctggctcacagtctccggtctaattcatcctaaaggtgttctatcaggttgagctCAGGACTCTTtggtcaggttcctccacaccaaactcactcatccatgtctttatggaccttgctttggtcactggtgtacagtcatgttggaacaggaaggggtcatccccaaactgttcccacaaagcatgaaattgtccaaatgtcttggtataaagctgaagcattaagagttcctttcactggaactaagaggtcaagcccaaccccatGAATTCaatgaggggtgtcccaaaacttttggccatatagtgctCAATCATAAATCCTATCataaattaaattcagtttttaGATAAATTGTCACTTCAGCCACAGATTCCTCATtacgattttttttcttaatgtgCTAAAATAactgctacttttttttttttttttgctctcagTCATGATTACTCGTTCATCGTGAGCGGCTCAGAGGACAAATACGTGTACATCTGGAGCACGTACCACGACCTGAGCAAATTCACCTCCGTACGGAGGGACCGCAATGACTTCTGGGAAGGAATTAAAGGTAAAGCTGTGGTGATGTCTGATCAAACAGCTAGTTGTAGTCCTAGGCAAGGATAGAACAAATATTCAAACATGGCCGCCATCTTATAATATTCTCCATCCAAGCTTTTCTTTAGTCTAATATTCACCACGCTTGTTTTGTCTCGTAGCCCATAACGCAGTCGTGACGTCGGCCATCTTTGCCCCACATCCGGATCTGATCGTGCCTCAGGAGCCGGGGGCGGAGAAACCTGACACGGAGTGCAAGAACGACGTCACAGACGAATCGGAGCCCATCCCATCAGGTAACGACTGTAACCGTGGCGACCTGCACGGAACAGCTTTTGTCACGGTTTCGACCATTTCACAGACAACTCcgtctttctcttcccttccaGGAGCTCTTAAAACGGACCACACAGAAGTTCTCCTCTCCGCCGACTTCACAGGCGCCATCAAAGTGTTCGTCAACGTGAAAAAATACTAAGCGCTTTTAATCCGACAgactgtttaaaagaaaaagaaaaaaagagcagctttgttttaaaaacagagatGATTCCACTAGTATCACTTTATTGTATGTCTTTAATCAGAGGGCTAGAAACCCCGCCTACGGCTCCTCCTTCGTCTACCAGTCGGCTTCCGGTGAGTGCTCTGAGAGGGTGAAGCGGGGGTCGGCAGTAAGCCCCGCCCTCTTTGCAGGGAACAGGGACCCAGGAAGTGGAGATGATGCAGGACTTTGAGGGAAACGGATGGAAAGTGAGGAACATATCCAGAACACGACGCACTTGGTTTTATCTTTCATCGCGCTTTGCTTTCGGCGGATGTCAGTAACGAGGTCAGTGAGGGAAAGCTAGAATGTTCTCAGTACAACAGGGAAGAAATCTAACAGACGCACAGCACCGTAACACGCCTCATTTATCACTCATGCACTAGTCATCGAACTCCATACACGTTCACGGTACAGCTGATTTGcatttagccacgcccacacaACTCCATAAAAGGTGAAGCTTGAGCAAAATGACaactaaatattatatatatatatatatatatatatatatatatatatatatatatatatatatatatatatatatatatatatatatatatatatataaaatataaaatattcggAAAATgtgtaagtgaaataaagaaGTGATTTTAGAAATTGCTGTAACTTTTCACCACTCTTACTTAAACCCGGTTCATTTCAGTGCAAAGAAATCTCACGAATACGATCAGGAATAAACCTGTCTGTATCCAACGTGATACATGAGgcttgttacacacacaccgcagcTCGACAGCACAAATGGACAACGCGATCGAACGTCACCTCGCGCCATCAGACTTCAGTATTAACGTCACTCGTAAATCTCAACggcagaaagaaaggaattttCCGACAACGCTCGCGTTTAATGTCGAGGAACAAGTCGCTAGGTGCAGTAGCCTGATGCGGAACATCTGTGCAGAAGATCAGGGATTAGTCAGCGCTAGCGTGCAAGCTATAGACCGGTGtaagagaggtttttttttttttttgttctcgcCTTGCCGTTCCCTtacaaggaaaggaaaagaacgTCTAGCGATGGTCGTTGATATGTTGCCACGTTTACGGgtacaaaatgttatttttctttccccCCCACCACCTGACCAGAAAAATagtaacacagagagaatgtaTTGACCCCAGAACACAACTGAAGGTTTGCTTTTTGCTGAGGTTTTTCCACTTTATCTCCGGGTTGCTTTTGCGTTCAATTACTTTTGAGCCACATATCCTACAATACAGAGTCATATCTGATCCGAGCGACGTAAGCTAGCAACACACACAAGTTCCTACTGGGTTCCTCTTCGTTCTGTTCGAGCTTTCACACcatttcagttttgtgtgtttatcagtgttactGTATGCTTGTACAAACAAATTTGAaccacttaattttttttttttttttttttaaagaattcataaaagaataaaagtatAACGGTTTTCCCCATGTACGATGAGGAAATCCCGGCAAACTGGGAATCGTGTCGACactggctattttttttttttttgctaaaggAATTTATTCAGTGCGTTATCAGAAAAGCCTGCTAGAAGAAGTGGGTGGAGCATCAGGGATCACGGGTGCTTCCGATTTCCAGACCTCTGGTGTAGGTCGTGTAGACGTCTGGGTCATAATAGCTCTCTAGAGTGAGACCGGAATCCACATGTTTACCACCAACAGCCGTTTATTGTAAAGATTGCGAGAGCGATCATCATAAATCTTTACAGAGGGGCGTTccttaaaagaacaaaaaaaactaagacacctgtacaaataaatgtttcGACTtcattttacaaaaacaaaacaaaacaaaaacagtggcCAAGGCCTTGTCTAGAATCAGAGCAGCCACGAAGAGGAGGATTCTGGGAGACGTACGGACAGTAACTCCTGGGCCGAGTCCGGTTGAGAAGCGTTATACAGagatagggtgtgtgtgtgtgtgtggtcagcaGTTCATGGGTGCAGCAGTCCCTCGAGCTGCTTGAGAAACAGGAGGTCACCGAGGTCAGTGTTTGCTCTTCTTGGATTTCTTGTGCGAGCGGTGTGGAGATCGGGACGAGGAGCGCCTGGACCTGCGCTGTGGAGACGGAGAGCGGGAACGCTTGGACTTCCGTGGAGAACGGGAGCGCGTCCTAAACGCCCAGAAACAGAACAGATGTTTTATGACGCAGTCAAGGTTCTTGTTAATATTATGGAACGTCAGTGAACATCTGGCCAATCAAAATGGAGAATGCTAACAGCGGTGTGTACAGCATCAATAAAATCTCTACAGCTGGATTCAGCAGTGAACCAAAGCAACACTAAGAGGACAAAAACTAAACTGCATGCAGCATATATTTATCATTATAGATATAGTTaatcacagctgtgtgtgtacctctctctcttgtcCTCCCCTTCCCGGCTCCGCCCCCTGCTCCTCTCTCGGTCCTCGCTCTTCTTGCTCCTCTCTCGATCCCTCTCCTTGTCCcgctctctatccctctctttccctttgCTCTTGTCCTCCACTCTGTCTCTCCGCTCCTCCTTCTTCGCCTTGTCCTTCAGTTTGCTCGACGACTTCTCCCACTTTTCCACTTCGTCCTTATCGAACTCCTGAGGAGAGGAGGGTTTTCACAGTGGGATGGggggcaaagaaagaaagagagaaatttCTAGAAGTTGCCGTAGAAACCGAACGATCGCTGAGCTGCAGGCGGAAATGAACAGCTGGAGttcaaatgaaatataattatCATGAGTGAAGAAATGTTCTGAAaacgaagtgtgtgtgtgtaccttctgTAGCAGTTTGTTTCTGTAGTGTTGAACTTGCTGTTGAAGGCTCATGTTGGATTTCTTCTGCCTTTTCCCCGACTCCAGCTCATCCTGAAACTTCATCACCttcacctaacacacacaaacacacctctaTATTTCACATAATAACTCACTATTCAGTTCAAAAGTACATTGCTGGTCCTCTGCCCACTGGTATTTCAGCCCCCGCTTTATTTCCGAGTGCGTCCCGCGCCTCTCACCTCCAGCTCTCGGAGTCGGCTCCGCTTGCTCTCCGACATCTCGAAGTTGCGCAGGCTGCTTTTAAACTCCGCCCCCTCGAACCTGCTGGGGCTCGCCGCGTCGTCGCTGCTGCTGTCGTCGTCCGAGTCGGCTTCGCACTCCTTCAAGCCGCTGAGAGAGGTTAACAGGTGATAAGGTTTGAGCGATCGCAGAGCAGGAGTGCGAGGAATTAaaaaacggaaaaaaaaaaaaaaagtagtagtATCTGTATGAGCTGGGAGACGTTTACCTCGTACTCATCTCGTCCTCAGAGTTAGATTTAGCTGCAGGATCAAACAGCAGAGTCAGAACTGAGCAttaatgagatgatgatgaaggtgtgcaGAGTGTTTGTAGTTACCCGAGTGTTCCACGTCATCCACGCGTTCCCACTTAGACAAGGCAACACCCGGTAACGTCTTGTCCAAGCCTTCgtccactgagagagagagagagggggggggacagagatagaaagagaaagagagggggagagggaaaaagagtgagagaaagagaggggagaGCGCAAGAAAGAGTGGgggagaaagacagggagaggaAAGAGGGGTGAGAGAacgagaaggagaggagagagagtcaACAAGATGTACAATTCTACATTAAAATTTCCAAATACACTcattacatcactgttacagccTGTATCAAGTTCTCCACCTTTAGCAAATATATTTAGCTTTTTGGAAAAACGGAGAGGAAAGTTCCCGTTTGTGCTATAATTACCATCACTATTTGCTACTtcttaaataagtaaataaaagaagGCTTGACTGTGATAACTAGATGAACTCTAgtgcaataaaaacacaaattccTTATTCCAGGTTTTGATGGACTAGACGTCTGCAGGAGGCGATGTTAAGCGTTCATTTCTCtctatttttagtatttagaCGAGAACTCGATTAACGCGAGTCAGCACAAGTGTAGGTCTATCATTGAATTTCAGACTTCGGTTAGCTCATTATAACACAGCTGAGCGTTTTTCCGTCACACTCACGTGGCACGCCGTCGATGTCGTCCATCGCGGGTCCCAGCGGGACGCCGTCGATATCGTCCACAGGGACGCCGTCGATGGACGATGGCTCCCAGGTCATGGGAGATCCATCCAGGTCGTCTAGCGGTGTCCCGTCCAGTTCCGCCCCGTCCAGAGGAACGCCGTCTAACGGAGTGCCGTCCAAATCAGGAGAGGCGGCCTACAAGAGACAGGATGGGATTACCCAGGATGCACTTGtactaatactgatactaatTTACTTCATCTAGAATATGGTGTATATATAAACGATTAAGGAACACAGGATATGTTTCTGTTTCAACGGGGGTATTAGATCTCACTGTGTGAAGATTTTTCAGAATGTTTATTATGCATTCAATAGCAACAatttattctcacacacacacacacacacacacacagttgtttaTGACTGTGTTGTTAGACAGAAAAAATGAGTAACAGTGCCATCGAGCTCGTAGCTCACCTCTGTCCTTTCGGGCAGTTCCTCTCCCGGTTTCATGAGCCCCAGGAAGATGTTTTGCAGCTGGATCAGAAAGGATTCTGGATAGATGGCCCAGTCCTCCCAGGCGCGAAAGCAAGTCATGATCCTTTgctgaaagaagagagaaaagaaaaacagccgGTGAGCAAATGAGAGGAGTTTAAAATGAAGCGAGAGCGTTCCTCTGTGCCTCGGCGTTCACCTTGAACTGCTCGGCCTGCAGCCTGGCCTGGATGTTCCGGTACGCCTCGCCCATGTCGCTGAAGATCTGAGGCAGCTTCGACTCGAAGCTGCGCATGGATAAGACAGGCTGTTTTTTCCTTCAACTCACACGTAGATGATTGTATGGAGTAGGATAGAGATTAAGAGGCAGATCTTACTATTTGCGGTAGTAGGATGCGTTCGAGACTTTGGCACTGGAGTTGTACAGGATGTCCGACACCAGGTAGAGCCTCGCAACCTGCACCACAAAACAGCAAATTTAGCTTCGAATTTAGAGGGAATTCGGACTCATGAGTGACTGGACAGGGAAGGATGTGTGCGTTCTCTCTGAGTCAATTTCTATGTACTCAAAAGTAGTACTTTAAATAATCCTGTTTAGGAAGCATTCGGAAGTCTGTGAGAGGAGAGAATTAAAGGGGGCCAACCATTTAGATTAACAGGTATGTGAGACACagataaggagtgtgtgtgtgtgtgtaccttcttCTGCAGTGGTGTCTGTATCATAGAGAGTGACTCAGCGATGCAGGACACCACCTCCTCTGCAGCCTCTGCTCTCTCCAGACAGAAGAGCATGGCATCACCGATCTCCACTCTACGGGGGGTTAAACCCCTCAGTAACACCTCCAACTGTTCCCTGTgcctgacacaaacacacacatattattattaatcttcgTCCCAACATTAATTACGTTAACGATtcaggtgtgatgatgtaacaCGTACTCAGGTTTGAGCTGCCCTTTCTTTAGCTCCTCCTCCTGGAAAGGGATGGGTTCTTCCTCAGGCTCTTCGTCTCCGTGGAGATAGGGATTGAGGACAGGGGGCCTCCAGAGAGAGCCGCCCCGGAACATTCGGAACATCGATGTCTTCCACTCGCTCGGATTTTCGCcctgagatagatagagagagagagagagatagaaatagtgAGAAATAGTGGTGAAGAGAAAGACAAATAGAGAAATGAGAGAGGCAGAggtgtggggagagagagagggaataagGGTCAGTGAAAAAGAGATATAACGGACGAGAGatgaaaagacagagagagatagacaatggggaaaagagagagagagaagcataaAGGGGTGGTGAAAAAGGAAATTTAAGGACAAGGACAGACGAAGAGACACAATGAAAtgatcaagagagagagagtgtgaggttTCAAGATctcatgaaaaagaaatgaagtgtgtgtacctgcagtataGAGAAGAGCTTCCATCTGTAGTACACATGCTCCTGACATTTATTATCGAACAGAAATCTGTGAAATGAACATCACACCGTGACTAAACAAATCGCAGCATCACCTTCACCTAGAATTCAGCTCAACAGTCATTTTGCCGTTCCTCAGATGAGTAGCGACTGAAACCCGCGACGCTTAGCCCTGAATTCTGTCTGCTTAAAGAAAAGCAGTTTAGTGAGGAGAAGATTTCAGTCTTCACCAACACTAAGCCCTTAATAACAAAACAGCAAGAGCGCAAATGTAAACTCGGGATTTCCCGCACACCTGTAGTCTGGGTTGTTCTTCTCTCGGCTCATGATGATGGCCTCGAACATGGGACCCTCTCTCACCACAAACTCGATCATCCTGTGGATGAGGCACAGCAGGTTCCTGGCCGCACAAAAGACAAAGGATATGAGAGCATGAATGAGTAGCGTAGGCTCCTCCCTCTCTGCTTCATCCCAGTCGTCTATAGATATGTCAGCTCTGTCTCACCCTCGAACGCCGTTTCAGTTCCAATTCCAATCggatcattattatttttatttatttatttttaaaagcctGATCAGAGCCGAGGCTCTCGAAAGCCCGTTTGGTccgctgggttttttttttaaatgcaagaaCCACACCTCCATCCAGGGGATAAAGCACTGCCCGATACTTCTCTTTAGAGCTGTAACAATCGTTGTGTATAGTCGTTGCCAAATGTGTTTGGACGGATCAAACGATCGTAGCCGGGACGATttctcacacttttttttttttttttgcattgaaaCAATAATCTACAATCAttcaagagaaaaacaaacaaaaaaaatagacagTGGGCGTGGTTTACacagtggcggaccgtcaggaCCAGCAACGCCTTCTGTattggcctaaacagcagtgatccgaatcactgacttgcattttaatatatttaacatgaatgtgtattaacttattcccaatagtctattctctacatttcatgcTTTTCTCTCGATTGCGCTGCTTCTAggagtgtatatttatgataagagtatttatccaatcatatttcagctagtggctgacatcatgtgttgcccgggTGAAagaaggccttcagaatcaatagtgcaggcgcctgtagcttaaaataagtgccaatgaaactgttccattaaccaatcagatttcgagctGGCGTCACTGGgtccatctagcaggcatacatttacgtcagcaatttcctgtcctttgattggataattggagtagtcagaggcagcgaaccgcacaaactaaataaaatatatacacttttAACTCACactggctgacagaggagaagaaatcgatttggtgaaggtcagtgaaggcctaggtgtgaaatgcatggcccgccactgGGTTTACACGGTGTCCGTTATCATCGAGGtgaaaaaatgtctaaaaacgATTCGGAATTAAAACGtagactaaaataaaaaaaaatgtaaaaaatacgTAAAGGTCAGGATTTGGCAGCTCATTATCTATTAATTGCAATTTTGAGGCGTCTGTTATAAGGTGGATTACCGTACAGTCCTCTCTAACGTGTAACACTGTTTCTTCAACACTGCATGAGATAATCTACGCCTGACTCAcacttcatgtgtgtgtttagtttgcaCTGCAGCTCCATAATAGTAATTAAAGTCATTCATTAAAGAGCATGTACTACCTTAAAATGTTAGTCATTGCCATCTGGGAGTATTGTTCTGGTctaagtgtaaatgtgtgtgtgtgtgtaagtgttgtgaggtgagtgagtgtgtgtggtgttttgtttttcttttctgagtCATGCTGTGATATTAAATGGATAAAGAGCGTGTACCTTTCTGATGGGATAACCACTGTCACTACGGCGTCGTACAGAGTCTGTTCGTGACGTCAAACCACGTGATGAAGATACAAACAATAACGTAAGTTTATGCTTGTTAAATAATCAAaccatacacaacactgcaacACATCCTGACTGGACTAAATCCTAATCATGTCTATCAATGTTAGAGTTATTATGGAGGTGAAGTATAATTTATAACCACTTACCCAAGGACAAATGCACTGGACATATGATTAGGggtagtaaaaaataaataaataaaataaatgctagaTGGATTATTATGAGTAAAAGTGTACAGTGTCTAATAGGATTttatacaccggtcaggcataacattgtgagtagtgagaggtgaagtgaataagactgagtatctcctcatcatggcacc
This genomic interval carries:
- the zgc:163098 gene encoding U2 snRNP-associated SURP motif-containing protein isoform X3 — protein: MTEEMLCKEFGKYGPLASVKIMWPRTEEERTRVTNRGFVAFMTRKDAERALAALDGKMVMGFEMKLGWGKAVRIPPQPLYTPVGVLKPTAPPPPSGLPFNAQPRDRFRNDFSKSRSRTSEDFYKTLYDAVVTVVIPSERNLLCLIHRMIEFVVREGPMFEAIIMSREKNNPDYRFLFDNKCQEHVYYRWKLFSILQGENPSEWKTSMFRMFRGGSLWRPPVLNPYLHGDEEPEEEPIPFQEEELKKGQLKPEHREQLEVLLRGLTPRRVEIGDAMLFCLERAEAAEEVVSCIAESLSMIQTPLQKKVARLYLVSDILYNSSAKVSNASYYRKYFESKLPQIFSDMGEAYRNIQARLQAEQFKQRIMTCFRAWEDWAIYPESFLIQLQNIFLGLMKPGEELPERTEAASPDLDGTPLDGVPLDGAELDGTPLDDLDGSPMTWEPSSIDGVPVDDIDGVPLGPAMDDIDGVPLDEGLDKTLPGVALSKWERVDDVEHSAKSNSEDEMSTSGLKECEADSDDDSSSDDAASPSRFEGAEFKSSLRNFEMSESKRSRLRELEVKVMKFQDELESGKRQKKSNMSLQQQVQHYRNKLLQKEFDKDEVEKWEKSSSKLKDKAKKEERRDRVEDKSKGKERDRERDKERDRERSKKSEDRERSRGRSREGEDKRERTRSRSPRKSKRSRSPSPQRRSRRSSSRSPHRSHKKSKKSKH
- the zgc:163098 gene encoding U2 snRNP-associated SURP motif-containing protein isoform X1; its protein translation is MAEKKSKASGVKRVLTKKEQEEIKKKEEEKAAEVFEEFLASFDGSEKSGVKTFVRGGIVNATKDEEAAEVKKSKLYRPSSKFTPVLQNVSPSSTESKRSVAKKKTEEKKKSNLELFKEELKQIQEEREERYKRKKSDPGGAHTDVDLPLTRRSIFDDDPTVPTTTNLYIGCINPKMTEEMLCKEFGKYGPLASVKIMWPRTEEERTRVTNRGFVAFMTRKDAERALAALDGKMVMGFEMKLGWGKAVRIPPQPLYTPVGVLKPTAPPPPSGLPFNAQPRDRFRNDFSKSRSRTSEDFYKTLYDAVVTVVIPSERNLLCLIHRMIEFVVREGPMFEAIIMSREKNNPDYRFLFDNKCQEHVYYRWKLFSILQGENPSEWKTSMFRMFRGGSLWRPPVLNPYLHGDEEPEEEPIPFQEEELKKGQLKPEHREQLEVLLRGLTPRRVEIGDAMLFCLERAEAAEEVVSCIAESLSMIQTPLQKKVARLYLVSDILYNSSAKVSNASYYRKYFESKLPQIFSDMGEAYRNIQARLQAEQFKQRIMTCFRAWEDWAIYPESFLIQLQNIFLGLMKPGEELPERTEAASPDLDGTPLDGVPLDGAELDGTPLDDLDGSPMTWEPSSIDGVPVDDIDGVPLGPAMDDIDGVPLDEGLDKTLPGVALSKWERVDDVEHSAKSNSEDEMSTSGLKECEADSDDDSSSDDAASPSRFEGAEFKSSLRNFEMSESKRSRLRELEVKVMKFQDELESGKRQKKSNMSLQQQVQHYRNKLLQKEFDKDEVEKWEKSSSKLKDKAKKEERRDRVEDKSKGKERDRERDKERDRERSKKSEDRERSRGRSREGEDKRERTRSRSPRKSKRSRSPSPQRRSRRSSSRSPHRSHKKSKKSKH
- the zgc:163098 gene encoding U2 snRNP-associated SURP motif-containing protein isoform X2 translates to MAEKKSKASGVKRVLTKKEQEEIKKKEEEKAAEVFEEFLASFDGSEKSGVKTFVRGGIVNATKDEEAAEVKKSKLYRPSSKFTPVLQNVSPSSTESKRSVAKKKTEEKKKSNLELFKEELKQIQEEREERYKRKKSDPGGAHTDVDLPLTRRSIFDDDPTVPTTTNLYIGCINPKMTEEMLCKEFGKYGPLASVKIMWPRTEEERTRVTNRGFVAFMTRKDAERALAALDGKMVMGFEMKLGWGKAVRIPPQPLYTPVGVLKPTAPPPPSGLPFNAQPRDRFRNDFSKSRSRTSEDFYKTLYDAVVTVVIPSERNLLCLIHRMIEFVVREGPMFEAIIMSREKNNPDYRFLFDNKCQEHVYYRWKLFSILQGENPSEWKTSMFRMFRGGSLWRPPVLNPYLHGDEEPEEEPIPFQEEELKKGQLKPEHREQLEVLLRGLTPRRVEIGDAMLFCLERAEAAEEVVSCIAESLSMIQTPLQKKVARLYLVSDILYNSSAKVSNASYYRKYFESKLPQIFSDMGEAYRNIQARLQAEQFKQRIMTCFRAWEDWAIYPESFLIQLQNIFLGLMKPGEELPERTEAASPDLDGTPLDGVPLDGAELDGTPLDDLDGSPMTWEPSSIDGVPVDDIDGVPLGPAMDDIDGVPLDEGLDKTLPGVALSKWERVDDVEHSAKSNSEDEMSTSGLKECEADSDDDSSSDDAASPSRFEGAEFKSSLRNFEMSESKRSRLRELEVKVMKFQDELESGKRQKKSNMSLQQQVQHYRNKLLQKLSDRSVSTATSRNFSLSFFAPHPTVKTLLSSGVR